From Labrus bergylta chromosome 22, fLabBer1.1, whole genome shotgun sequence, one genomic window encodes:
- the LOC114920548 gene encoding uncharacterized protein has translation MFSQESCFDNVFHKKSYIGDNLVYCEQCGKKTEATRECEMLEFPRILVLLLKRFDFDNNTMSHFKSDRMVVMPHTLQRQNKMYTLCGIVNHMGSLKGGHYTATILSKEDNTWCEFNDSHVRKLEEQPFADSQTYNSSTAYLLVYRGSEGFRDEVELKRKYGKNDIHHDKEQRSHKYKQECQGQETKKRMKQACSHETGKEVGNKRVNVSSLNEDSMNKTEEDPLLLRILKTSPSRKPHQDNRREAEEGKQQSKTQEGFTSLTNILKNPLCIALIVCGCLLIVILVVIILWTLNLF, from the exons ATGTTTTCCCAGGAGAGTTGCTTTGACAACGTTTTCCATAAAAAGTCCTACATCGGAGACAACCTGGTGTACTGTGAGCAATgtggaaagaaaacagaggccACCAGA gaaTGTGAGATGCTGGAATTTCCTCGTATTCTGGTTCTACTTCTAAAGAGATTTGACTTTGACAACAACACCATGTCACATTTCAAATCAGACCGCATGGTAGTGATGCCACATACATTACAGAGACAG AACAAGATGTACACACTGTGTGGGATTGTGAATCACATGGGCAGCCTTAAAGGAGGACACTACACAGCCACCATCCTGTCCAAAGAGGACAACACCTGGTGTGAGTTTAACGACAGTCACGTCAGAAAG CTTGAGGAACAACCATTTGCAGACTCTCAGACTTACAA TTCCAGCACTGCATATCTGCTCGTGTACAGAG GCTCAGAGGGTTTCAGAGACGAGGTGGAACTCAAAAGAAAATATGGTAAAAATGACATTCATCATGACAAAGAACAGAGATCTCATAAATATAAACAAGAGTGTCAAGGACAGGAGACAAAAAAGAGGATGAAACAGGCATGTAGCCATGAGACAGGAAAAGAGGTTGGGAACAAGAGAGTTAACGTTTCAAGCCTCAATGAAGACTCAatgaacaaaacagaagaagatcCTCTCTTGCTTCGTATTCTAAAAACCAGCCCCTCGAGAAAACCACATCAGGACAACCGGAGGGAGGCAGAAGAGGGAAAGcaacaaagcaaaacacaagAAG GATTCACAAGTTTAACCAACATCCTGAAGAATCCACTTTGCATTGCTCTTATCGTTTGTGGTTGTTTATTAATTGTGATACTTGTTGTTATTATTCTGTGGACTCTAAACTTATTTTGA
- the LOC136177325 gene encoding ubiquitin carboxyl-terminal hydrolase 47-like, whose protein sequence is MESVEKEQKESPKLHGLSNQGATCYLNSVLQVLFMTTEIHDSLDPNSDTDKELRNLFEKLETETCRTVDITNSFDITDVHQQRDAAECLEMILHKVIPQASQVFKGQLKYSTTCSKGHNLNTETNPFLTLPLSLKDANNSTFSVVSR, encoded by the exons atGGAATCAGTAGAGAAGGAACAAAAAG AGTCACCGAAACTTCACGGTCTGAGTAATCAGGGAGCAACATGTTACCTCAACAGTGTTCTGCAGGTTCTCTTCATGACAACCGAGATTCACGACAG TTTGGATCCAAACTCCGATACAGATAAGGAGCTGAGAAACCTCTTTGAAAAACTGGAGACAGAAACATGTAGGACAGTAGACATCACAAACAGTTTTGACATTACAGACG tGCATCAACAACGTGATGCTGCTGAATGCCTGGAAATGATTTTACACAAAGTCATCCCACAGGCCTCCCAG GTTTTCAAAGGACAGCTGAAATACTCGACAACATGCTCCAAAGGCCACAACCTCAACACAGAGACGAATCCATTTCTGACTCTTCCACTGTCACTGAAGGATGCTAACAATTCAACCTTCAGTGTGGTGAGCAGATAA